CAGACCAACGAAAGGAGatgagcaaaaaaaaaaaaaaaagaagctcTGCTAATGGACTTTCTCGAACCCACCTACATGATGCCTCATTGTCCCGCGAATGACGGGATCCAACGCCAAGCAGGTTGAATACAATCATCCAAGCATGGCACATGATTCCAGGCATCACACGCCAGATGCTGGTCAAAAGCAGCCGAATGTGTCGATGAAGTTCTGTCAGGTAACCAACTTGATGGCGCAGAAAGATATTGGTCTCCGACGATATTTTATAGGTATTTCTAAGAACAAATGGGACAGACAGCAAAGAAATTCGGCCTGCTGATGTTCATTTTAAGTCTTTTTATGCGAAGTCACAGCAGTAACAACTATCTTTGGTCATTGAAGAGAGGAAGATTCGCTGCTAAAGTCGGATGGTACTTGTTAGACTTCATCCTATATGGCACTGATATAGCATATGGCAACCAACAGACGTTGGATATGCACCAGACACTGGAATGAGTCAGAGTCTGTGATATAGGACAAACATGAGGATTCGCTTCGTGCAATCTCCAGACCAGGTATATTGATTAACTAACTTCTATGGTAAACGTAGACGTAGACATGATCGTGACCCCATTCCGATATTTTAGAATACAACCCATGAAAAATCAAAAGCAAATACTAAAACACTAAGAAACATAATCCAAATCCGTATCCAGGCATGACAAAGTCAAAGAAGAACATTTCTATACTTGTGGTGAAAAATCcgagagaagagagatagAATCGTAATTGTCCAACACATAAAACGCCATTAGATGCAACTTGGTAGTGTGAGTTTTtgtgaaagaaagaaagaaagaaagaaagaaagaaagaaagaaagaaagaaagaaagaaagaaagaaagaaagaaagaaagaaagaaaaaaaaaaagcgggTATCATCATGCATGAGAATATCCTTTGAGAGATCTCTCTATCTCTGCAAATCCTGTAACCCAGTTTCGGATCTGCAGTTCTCCGATGCGGCATTATGTTTAGTACCGGCCACGGCCGCCCCAGGAGTCACGATTGCGGCCGCCACTCCTCTCACGATACTCACCACCACGGCGCCTGTCGTTCCAGGAGTCGCCATCATCACGGCGGCCCCGGCCGTGCTCGATGAAGCGAGGGCGGCCCATGCCTCCACGCATAGGGGAGCGGTCAATCGCCCGGCCCCGACCCATTGAACGGTCCATCGATCTAACTCCCCGGGTCCTGTTAAGACCCATTTTTTCGAGGAGCATTGGGGACATATGCGGCGGGCTCGGAAGGCCGTAACCGTACACGGCAAGCTTGTTCATGGCATCAACTGCAGCGGACTTGTTGTAAAAGGACGGCAGAAGGGAACCAAATTGCGATTTGTAGGCTTCTTCTTTGACGCTAGCCGAGGTGTTCTCCATTGCGTCCTGGAGCTGGGTCAAGATTTCGGATACGGCTGGCTCGTGTTCGGCCTGGTCATCGGTCAAGTCGACTCTGGAGGTGCGGAGGGAGATTTCGTCCATTTCGATGGGGAGTTCGCCAAGCCTGTTCCGGAAAGTCCGCATTTCTCCCTCGTGGAACATGATCAACCCTTCACCCTCCTTTCCTGCGCGTCCAGTACGACCCAGACGGTGAATGTATGTGGGAGTGTCGCGAGGAACACCGACTTGGATGACGTGGGTGACCTCCGGGAAGTCCATTCCACGGGCAGTCACGTCGGACGAGAGAAGGATTCCAGAACGAGCTTGCCGGAAGCCATCTGCGTTTCTTGTCCTCGCAGCTTGAGTCAGGCGCGAGTGGATATCATAGATCGCCATTCCGCCCATCTTCCTTTGGCGGCGCAAGTGCATGAAAGCGTCAAAAGCCAGCTTGACTTCGCAAGTCGAGTTGAAGTAGACAATTGCCTTGAAAGGACGCTGGCTGCGGTCTTCTGACCGCTGAGCCCATTGGGTCTGGGCCATTTCAAGGACCGCAGGGAGAGCATTCTCCAATCCAGGAAGAACGATACCCTTTTGCGGCACCCGAAAGTGAGTTGGCACCTCATCCTCCCGAACCGTCTTCAGAAATCTGAAGTCACGCTTCATCGTTTTACGAACCATGGCCATGACCTCCTTGGGAACAGTAGCCGAAAACATGAGCGTCTGGCGGTCAACATCGTTGCGGTTGGGAAGGAGGGTTTGGATCTCCTGAATGTCGGGAGCGAATCCATCATCCAACAGACGATCAGCCTCATCAAGAACGAAAGACGACAGGCGTGGGGCTGTGACACCGGTAGTCGGGTCGGATAAAATATCCTTCAACCGTCCCGGGGTACCAATAAGCAGGTGGCATCCTTCCCTTTGGATAGCCCGGAGCTTCTCGCGCCTCTGCGTGCCACCAACCGCTGTCTGCACAACAATTCCAGTACCACGCGACACTTTCAAGGCTTCCGTTGCAATCTGCTCAGCCAGTTCACGCGTGGGCGAGATAACGATGGCTCGGATATCGCTGGGCTGGGCGCGCCGTCCGTACGAACGTCTGGGCTGAGACTGCTGAGACTGAGATTGCATGTCTTTCATGATATTCTGAATCACAGGAACGAGGAAGGCCAGAGTCTTTCCTGTTCCGGTTTTCGCTTGAGCCAGGCTATCAAGAAACAAGAATCAGTATCCCGAAGACATAAGGAAAATGGAAAGGCAGAGAGTAGAACATACACATCGTCACCCTGTAAAGTCTCATTAATAGTCATGCTTTGCACATCGGTCATGGTCTTGATCTTCATAAATCGAGTAATCTGATCAATGATCTTCTTATCCACCAATCCATGGCTTGCCAGGTCCGCGAATTCGGTCAATCGCTCGGGCGTGGTAGGCTCCTCCTCGCTAGCCGCAGCCTCGGCCTGGGCAGCTTGAAACCGGGTAGCGGAGACATGCAACGATCGATAAATCTGGGGGAAGGCAGCCAGCCTGCTAGTCGAGGGCTGCCACTTCAGCAGCTGGGGAGTCGATCTCGCAACGAAGGATCGAGAGGTAGAAGCCCGCAGAGCCTGCGCGACTCCATGCCGGCGAACTGCACACAACATCCTGACTGACACGGATTGAAGCCGGGAATaacaaaaaaaagaggaagaaaggatTCCGGCTCACAGAATCAATCCGAatcagaaaaaaaaaggatatGATGATAGAGGAAGGAATGGAGGATGGACTAAGAAAAAATTCAGGCGGAGGCAAACCAATATGCCCGATAATTTTTTTTGGGGCCGCGCTATCACCGGCCAATCATAGAGTCCGGAGCATACAACGCTAGGGTAGTTCCGTATGGCCGTTGTTATCGAACATAGTGAAGAGAAtagagagaaggagagaatTGATAGAATTGATAGAGGTGCCTTAGGGGTAGAAGCAGTCACAAGAATTGAAGTGTTGGGGATGTAGTCGTGCATAAATATGTCATGTTATGCAGATTAGTCAATATAGTATTTGCATAAGATAAGATATGTCAGAACGGCGTTAACCCAATTTGAAAAACGGAGGGGCTCTACACCGCCTGCTCAAACGGCCAAGGCGGTGAGATAAGTCCAATCCACAATTCGGCAGGCGGCACGAATCATGCATGTATAACTGGCAGTGCATTTGTCTGTTTCCACCGGGATACTGGGATGAACTGGGATGCACCTGGGAGtaagcaaaagaaaagaggctATCATGTAAGGGGGCTGACGCCAAGTATGAAGTGGTCATCACTTGTAACTACAGTACATAGAAGATATCATGGCTTCCATTAAGCAATTGCGCACATCACGCAAACGAGCATAACCTCAAC
This Aspergillus chevalieri M1 DNA, chromosome 3, nearly complete sequence DNA region includes the following protein-coding sequences:
- a CDS encoding uncharacterized protein (COG:A;~EggNog:ENOG410PFJ5;~InterPro:IPR027417,IPR001650,IPR014001,IPR011545, IPR000629;~PFAM:PF04851,PF00270,PF00271;~go_function: GO:0003676 - nucleic acid binding [Evidence IEA];~go_function: GO:0005524 - ATP binding [Evidence IEA]) — encoded protein: MLCAVRRHGVAQALRASTSRSFVARSTPQLLKWQPSTSRLAAFPQIYRSLHVSATRFQAAQAEAAASEEEPTTPERLTEFADLASHGLVDKKIIDQITRFMKIKTMTDVQSMTINETLQGDDVLAQAKTGTGKTLAFLVPVIQNIMKDMQSQSQQSQPRRSYGRRAQPSDIRAIVISPTRELAEQIATEALKVSRGTGIVVQTAVGGTQRREKLRAIQREGCHLLIGTPGRLKDILSDPTTGVTAPRLSSFVLDEADRLLDDGFAPDIQEIQTLLPNRNDVDRQTLMFSATVPKEVMAMVRKTMKRDFRFLKTVREDEVPTHFRVPQKGIVLPGLENALPAVLEMAQTQWAQRSEDRSQRPFKAIVYFNSTCEVKLAFDAFMHLRRQRKMGGMAIYDIHSRLTQAARTRNADGFRQARSGILLSSDVTARGMDFPEVTHVIQVGVPRDTPTYIHRLGRTGRAGKEGEGLIMFHEGEMRTFRNRLGELPIEMDEISLRTSRVDLTDDQAEHEPAVSEILTQLQDAMENTSASVKEEAYKSQFGSLLPSFYNKSAAVDAMNKLAVYGYGLPSPPHMSPMLLEKMGLNRTRGVRSMDRSMGRGRAIDRSPMRGGMGRPRFIEHGRGRRDDGDSWNDRRRGGEYRERSGGRNRDSWGGRGRY